Proteins found in one Magnolia sinica isolate HGM2019 chromosome 5, MsV1, whole genome shotgun sequence genomic segment:
- the LOC131247109 gene encoding phospholipase A1-Ialpha2, chloroplastic-like yields MAVSCVLLSNPSLLCQTRLSRPSSRQISMPERGVFWDRQSRTASVLARVATITSETRSDCIVTPVVTKKAKTSFSLATIWREIQGSNDWKDLVEPLHPLLREEIIRYGEFVAACYKAFDLDPSSKRYLNYKYGKKKMLREVGMEGCGYKITKYIYATPDLNIPIQNGRCRGRWIGYVAVSSDDEVRRLGRRDVVITFRGTVTNTEWVVNFMSSFTGARLDPQNPRLDVKVESGFLNLYTSSDDSTSKFGHGSCREQLLSEVSRIINEYEDEEMSITVAGHSMGSALAMILAYDVAELGLNKTKSRYRIPITVYSFGGPRAGNSGFKERCEELGVKVLRIVNVNDPITKLPGVLLNGNFRVFGRRYELPWSCSCYAHMGVELALNFFKMQNPSCVHDLETYISLLRCPERVQVLKDGPDRFSPQG; encoded by the coding sequence ATGGCGGTGTCGTGTGTTCTTCTGTCAAACCCATCCCTTCTGTGCCAAACGCGCCTATCTCGACCATCATCAAGGCAAATTTCAATGCCTGAGAGGGGTGTATTTTGGGATCGACAATCAAGAACAGCTTCCGTTCTTGCACGGGTTGCGACAATAACTTCCGAAACAAGATCCGATTGTATAGTTACACCAGTGGTGACGAAAAAGGCCAAAACTAGTTTCAGTTTGGCTACCATTTGGAGAGAGATTCAAGGTTCAAATGACTGGAAAGATCTTGTTGAGCCATTGCATCCACTTCTAAGAGAAGAGATCATACGGTATGGAGAGTTTGTTGCAGCATGCTACAAGGCTTTCGATCTCGACCCAAGCTCGAAGCGCTATTTGAATTACAAGTATGGGAAGAAGAAAATGCTGAGAGAAGTTGGTATGGAAGGCTGTGGTTACAAAATCACAAAGTACATCTATGCAACGCCTGACTTAAATATTCCCATTCAAAATGGGAGATGCCGTGGCCGATGGATTGGATACGTTGCCGTCTCTTCTGATGATGAGGTCAGGAGGCTGGGAAGGAGAGATGTAGTCATTACCTTCAGGGGAACCGTTACAAATACTGAATGGGTCGTGAATTTCATGAGTTCATTTACTGGTGCGAGATTAGACCCTCAAAATCCACGGCTCGATGTTAAGGTGGAGTCGGGCTTTTTGAACTTGTATACATCGTCTGACGATAGCACTTCCAAGTTCGGCCATGGAAGTTGTAGAGAACAGCTTCTATCAGAAGTTTCACGAATTATAAATGAGTATGAGGATGAGGAGATGAGCATCACAGTGGCTGGACATAGCATGGGAAGTGCTCTAGCCATGATTCTTGCCTATGATGTCGCAGAGCTTGGGTTGAACAAAACCAAATCAAGATATCGAATCCCTATTACAGTTTACTCGTTTGGGGGGCCAAGGGCTGGGAATTCCGGATTCAAGGAGAGATGTGAAGAGCTAGGCGTTAAAGTTCTAAGGATAGTGAATGTGAATGACCCCATCACCAAGCTTCCTGGGGTTCTTCTCAATGGGAATTTTAGGGTTTTTGGAAGAAGATATGAGCTTCCGTGGAGTTGTTCATGTTATGCACATATGGGGGTTGAGCTAGCGCTTAATTTCTTCAAGATGCAAAACCCTTCATGTGTTCATGACTTGGAGACTTATATTAGCCTACTGAGATGTCCCGAAAGGGTGCAAGTTCTTAAGGATGGACCCGATCGATTTTCTCCACAAGGCTAG